The following proteins are encoded in a genomic region of Rattus rattus isolate New Zealand chromosome 2, Rrattus_CSIRO_v1, whole genome shotgun sequence:
- the Kptn gene encoding LOW QUALITY PROTEIN: KICSTOR complex protein kaptin (The sequence of the model RefSeq protein was modified relative to this genomic sequence to represent the inferred CDS: inserted 1 base in 1 codon): protein MGEAAVAEGPCPLREDSFTRFSSQSNVYGLAGGADGRGELLAATLKGKVLGFRYQDLRQKIRPVAKELQFNYIPVDAEIVSIDTFNKSXPKRGLVVGITFIKDSGDKGSPFLNIYCDYEPGSEYNLDSIAESCLNLELQFTPFQLCHAEVQVGDQLETVFLLSGNDPAIHLYKENEGLHQFEEQPVENLFPELTNLTSSVLWLDVHNLPGSSQRLSALGCQSGYVRVAHVDQKNREILQTWTIQQDGPISRVIVFRPSTSEATKDSPQQEGYSLLVASMLEPAVVYWDLLNKGLDDQLLLPGSDQFDSVLCGLVTDVDLDGQPEVLVATYGQELLCYKYHGLPEASRGFRLLWRRSFASPLLAMAHVDLTGDGLRELAVVSLKGVHILQHSLIQASELVLTRLRHQVEQRKHQQGLGDRAGPRPEEPPAS from the exons ATGGGGGAGGCGGCCGTGGCAGAAGGGCCCTGTCCACTGCGAGAGGACAGCTTCACGCGCTTCTCGTCGCAGAGCAACGTGTATGGGCTTGCTGGAGGCGCCGACGGGCGAGGGGAGTTGCTGGCCGCCACTCTTAAAGGCAAGGTGCTCGGCTTCCGCTATCAAGACCTCCGACAGAAAATCAGGCCTGTGGCCAAAGAGCTGCAATTCAACTACATCCCCG TGGATGCTGAGATCGTCTCCATCGACACTTTCAACAAGT CCCCAAAACGGGGCCTGGTTGTGGGCATCACTTTTATAAAG gactcaggagacaaGGGCAGTCCCTTTCTTAACATTTACTGTGACTATGAGCCCGGCTCAGAGTACAACCTGGACTCCATTGCAG AGAGCTGCTTGAATTTGGAACTCCAGTTCACACCCTTCCAGCTGTGCCACGCAGA AGTCCAGGTTGGGGACCAGCTGGAGACCGTCTTTCTCCTGAGCGGGAATGATCCAGCTATTCATCTCTACAAAGAG AATGAGGGGCTCCATCAGTTTGAGGAACAGCCCGTGGAAAACCTCTTTCCAGAGCTCACGAACCTGACCAGTAG CGTCCTCTGGCTTGATGTCCACAACCTCCCAGGCTCATCACAGCGGCTCTCAGCTCTGGGCTGCCAGAGTGGTTATGTGCGTGTGGCTCACGTGGACCAGAAGAATAGAG AGATCTTGCAGACTTGGACAATCCAGCAGGACGGACCCATCTCCCGAGTGATTGTGTTCCGCCCATCGACCTCGGAAG CAACCAAGGACAGCCCCCAGCAGGAAGGATACAGTCTGCTTGTGGCCAGCATGTTGGAGCCGGCTGTGGTGTACTG GGACCTTCTGAACAAAGGCCTGGATGACCAACTTCTCCTGCCTGGCAGTGACCAGTTTGACAGCGTACTCTGCGGGCTGGTCACTGACGTGGACCTAGATGGACAACCGGAAGTCCTGGTGGCCACCTATGGACAG GAGCTGCTTTGCTATAAGTACCATGGACtgccagaggccagcagaggcttCCGCCTGCTGTGGCGAAGGAGCTTCGCCAGCCCCCTGCTGGCCATGGCCCATGTGGACCTGACTGGAGATGGCCTGCGGGAGCTGGCTGTGGTATCGCTGAAAGGGGTGCACATCCTCCAG CACAGCCTGATCCAGGCCTCTGAGCTGGTCTTGACACGGCTTCGTCATCAAGTGGAGCAGAGGAAACATCAGCAGGGCCTTGGGGACAGGGCGGGTCCCAGGCCTGAGGAGCCCCCAGCCTCCTGA